A stretch of Arthrobacter sunyaminii DNA encodes these proteins:
- a CDS encoding LytR/AlgR family response regulator transcription factor encodes MSALGKPGSRQISVVVADDELPAVNELAFLLGKDSRVGEIHRASSGAQALKLVESHAVDAVFLDIHMPALSGLDIARVLGAMERPPALVFVTADEEQALAAFDLAAVDYLLKPVRPVRLAESVRRICDLVAEAAAGDSDVVTVVQGGTTRIIRREDILYVQAQGDYARLHTDTASYLIRVPLTELEEQWAEAGFVRIHRSYLVSRAHIRQVRVAGGRAGITVGSAELPVSRRHLPGVRSTLSASRVRARS; translated from the coding sequence ATGTCAGCTCTTGGTAAACCCGGTTCCCGGCAGATTTCCGTGGTTGTGGCCGATGATGAACTGCCTGCCGTCAACGAGCTGGCGTTCCTCCTGGGCAAGGATTCCCGGGTTGGCGAAATCCACCGGGCCTCCAGCGGCGCCCAGGCGCTGAAACTCGTGGAAAGCCATGCCGTGGACGCGGTGTTCCTGGACATTCACATGCCGGCGTTGTCCGGGCTGGATATTGCGCGCGTGCTGGGGGCCATGGAACGTCCGCCGGCACTGGTGTTTGTCACGGCGGATGAGGAACAGGCGCTGGCCGCCTTCGACCTCGCCGCTGTGGACTATCTGCTCAAGCCGGTCCGTCCGGTGCGCCTGGCTGAATCAGTGCGCCGAATCTGTGACCTGGTGGCGGAAGCGGCAGCCGGGGACAGCGACGTCGTCACGGTGGTTCAGGGCGGCACCACCCGCATCATCCGCCGGGAAGACATCCTGTATGTGCAGGCGCAGGGCGATTACGCCCGGCTCCACACGGACACTGCGTCCTATCTGATCCGGGTTCCCCTCACCGAGCTTGAAGAACAGTGGGCGGAGGCGGGTTTTGTCCGCATCCACCGCTCCTATCTGGTGTCCCGTGCGCACATCCGGCAGGTGCGGGTAGCCGGCGGCCGCGCCGGCATCACTGTGGGATCCGCCGAACTGCCGGTCAGCAGGCGCCACCTGCCGGGAGTACGCAGCACGCTCTCAGCCAGCCGGGTGCGTGCCCGCTCATGA
- a CDS encoding sensor histidine kinase, with protein MFSPAVDIAVICAFAVLTVAAIAALGYRLSRSQRDLGSDTERAAYAALHTATLASRHLRTGLTASGAGKAARHLRALLGCDTLILADATAVLAWEGTLPDGPAPRARLLAASAAVLESGRTRVFRGASLRTLGFDDDTGQLLLCPLQVNRQTVGTLAVFAPAVSAGLVRAANDVAGWVAAQMELAELDTSRTLLMEAEVRALRAQISPHFIYNSLNAIASYITTDPVRARELVVEFADFTRYTFRRSGNFTTVAEELQAIDRYLLLERARFGERLKISLQIGQEVLGTVIPFLSLQPLVENSVRHGLEAADGEGHITITATDAGAMAVITVEDNGVGMDPDYLRSVLAGHAEGDHVGLRNVDVRLRQVYGEDHGLVIDTAPGAGTLITMRIPKSQPGHRTRVL; from the coding sequence ATGTTCAGCCCCGCCGTCGATATCGCCGTGATCTGCGCCTTCGCAGTGCTCACGGTGGCGGCCATCGCTGCGCTGGGCTACCGCCTCAGCCGCTCGCAGCGGGACCTCGGCTCTGATACTGAACGGGCCGCCTATGCCGCGCTCCACACCGCCACCCTTGCCTCGCGCCATCTGCGTACCGGACTCACGGCCTCCGGCGCCGGCAAGGCCGCCCGGCACCTGCGCGCACTGCTGGGCTGCGACACGCTGATCCTTGCCGACGCGACTGCCGTCCTGGCTTGGGAGGGAACATTGCCGGACGGCCCTGCCCCACGCGCCCGGCTGCTGGCAGCCTCCGCCGCGGTGCTGGAGAGCGGCCGCACCCGGGTCTTCCGCGGCGCATCACTGCGCACGCTGGGGTTCGACGACGACACCGGACAGCTGCTGCTGTGCCCGCTGCAGGTAAACCGGCAGACCGTGGGCACGCTGGCCGTTTTTGCGCCCGCTGTAAGCGCCGGACTGGTCCGGGCCGCCAACGACGTGGCCGGCTGGGTGGCTGCCCAGATGGAGCTGGCAGAGCTGGACACCTCACGCACCCTGCTGATGGAGGCGGAGGTGCGCGCGCTGCGGGCGCAAATCAGCCCGCACTTTATCTACAACTCGCTCAACGCGATTGCCTCCTACATCACCACGGATCCGGTGCGGGCGCGGGAGCTGGTGGTGGAGTTCGCGGATTTCACCCGCTATACGTTCCGGCGCAGCGGAAACTTCACCACTGTCGCCGAAGAGCTGCAGGCGATCGACCGCTATCTGCTCCTGGAGCGTGCCCGTTTCGGTGAACGCCTGAAGATCAGCCTGCAGATCGGCCAGGAGGTCCTCGGCACCGTCATCCCCTTCCTGTCCCTGCAGCCGCTGGTCGAGAATTCGGTGCGCCACGGGCTGGAAGCCGCCGACGGCGAGGGACACATCACGATCACGGCCACGGATGCAGGCGCCATGGCGGTCATTACCGTCGAAGACAACGGCGTAGGCATGGACCCCGATTATCTGCGGTCCGTCCTCGCCGGGCATGCTGAGGGCGACCACGTTGGCCTGCGCAACGTCGACGTCAGACTGCGCCAGGTATACGGCGAGGATCACGGGCTAGTCATCGACACCGCCCCGGGCGCCGGCACCCTGATTACCATGCGCATCCCCAAGTCGCAGCCGGGCCACCGCACCCGAGTCTTGTAA
- a CDS encoding DUF485 domain-containing protein, whose amino-acid sequence MAKQQPAGSGAHAAPVDFTEVQKSPELQELRKRQRSFIFPMAVVFLLWYFAYVLLADYAHDFMSTQVWGNINIGLILGLLQFVTTFGITMWYVSYANRRMDPIAADLREKLEAKGVRRPEETK is encoded by the coding sequence ATGGCAAAACAGCAACCCGCCGGATCCGGTGCCCATGCGGCGCCGGTCGATTTCACGGAGGTTCAAAAATCTCCGGAGCTGCAGGAGCTGCGCAAGCGGCAGCGCAGTTTCATTTTCCCGATGGCCGTGGTCTTCCTGCTCTGGTACTTCGCGTACGTGCTGCTGGCGGATTACGCCCACGACTTCATGTCCACCCAGGTCTGGGGCAACATCAACATCGGGCTGATCCTGGGCCTGCTGCAGTTCGTCACAACCTTCGGCATCACCATGTGGTACGTCAGCTACGCCAACCGCCGGATGGACCCCATTGCTGCGGACCTGCGCGAAAAACTTGAGGCCAAGGGCGTCCGCCGTCCGGAGGAGACCAAATGA
- a CDS encoding cation acetate symporter translates to MAAEVSAEAVRETGWLNMLIFGLFVAVTLIVVLRASRNNKTAADYYAAGRSFTGPQNGTAIAGDYLSAASFLGIVGAIAINGYDGFLYSIGFLVAWLVALLLVAEMLRNTGKFTMADVLSFRLKQRPVRIAAAITTLAVCFFYLLAQMAGAGGLVSLLMGIDSKIGQSLVITVVGALMIIYVLIGGMKGTTWVQIIKACLLIAGAGIMTIWVLAINGFNLSELLGSAVEMSGNPELLNPGLQYGKTGTTRLDFVSLGMALVLGTAALPHVLMRFYTVPTAKEARRSVVWAIWLIGIFYLFTLILGYGAAALIPAETITSAPGGVNSAAPLLAFALGGPVLLGLISAVAFATILAVVAGLTITAAASFAHDIYANVIRKGKVDADGEVKVARRTVLVIGVVSILGGIGAQGQNVAFLVALAFAVAASANLPTILYSLYWRRFNTQGAIWSMYGGLISAIVLIILSPVFSGAETSMVSGIDISIFPLNNPGLVSIPLAFFLGWLGTVLGKDDESPQKQAEMEVRSLTGVGAEKAVDH, encoded by the coding sequence ATGGCGGCCGAGGTGTCCGCCGAGGCCGTCCGGGAAACCGGCTGGCTGAATATGCTGATCTTCGGCCTGTTTGTGGCAGTGACGCTCATTGTCGTGCTGCGGGCCAGCCGCAACAACAAAACTGCGGCCGATTACTATGCTGCAGGCCGGTCCTTCACCGGACCGCAGAACGGCACTGCCATTGCCGGCGACTACCTGTCGGCGGCGTCCTTCCTGGGCATCGTGGGAGCCATCGCCATCAACGGCTATGACGGCTTCCTCTACTCCATCGGTTTCCTGGTGGCCTGGCTGGTGGCACTGCTCCTGGTGGCCGAAATGCTCCGCAACACCGGCAAGTTCACCATGGCCGACGTGCTGTCCTTCCGCCTGAAGCAGCGCCCGGTCCGGATTGCTGCGGCCATCACCACGCTCGCCGTCTGTTTCTTCTACCTGCTGGCCCAGATGGCCGGCGCCGGCGGGCTGGTCTCCCTGCTGATGGGCATCGACTCGAAGATCGGCCAGTCCCTGGTCATCACCGTGGTTGGCGCCCTGATGATCATCTACGTACTGATCGGCGGCATGAAGGGCACCACCTGGGTGCAGATCATCAAGGCCTGCCTGCTCATTGCCGGCGCCGGCATCATGACCATCTGGGTCCTGGCGATCAATGGTTTCAACCTGTCCGAACTGCTCGGTTCCGCAGTGGAAATGTCCGGCAACCCGGAGCTCCTGAACCCGGGCCTGCAGTACGGCAAGACCGGCACCACCCGCCTGGACTTCGTGTCCCTGGGCATGGCCCTGGTGCTGGGAACTGCCGCCCTGCCGCACGTGCTGATGCGTTTCTACACAGTGCCCACGGCCAAGGAAGCCCGCCGCTCCGTGGTGTGGGCCATCTGGCTGATCGGCATCTTCTACCTGTTCACCCTGATCCTGGGCTACGGTGCCGCTGCGCTGATCCCGGCCGAGACCATCACCTCCGCTCCCGGCGGCGTGAACTCTGCGGCCCCGCTGCTGGCGTTCGCCCTCGGCGGCCCGGTGCTGCTGGGACTGATCTCCGCAGTGGCCTTCGCGACCATCCTGGCTGTGGTGGCCGGGCTCACCATCACGGCGGCGGCATCCTTTGCCCATGACATTTACGCCAACGTCATCCGCAAGGGCAAAGTGGACGCGGACGGCGAGGTTAAGGTTGCCCGCCGCACGGTGCTGGTGATCGGCGTGGTCTCCATCCTCGGCGGCATCGGCGCCCAGGGGCAGAACGTTGCCTTCCTGGTGGCCCTGGCCTTCGCCGTGGCGGCCAGCGCCAACCTGCCCACCATCCTGTACTCGCTCTACTGGCGCCGCTTCAACACCCAGGGCGCCATCTGGAGCATGTACGGCGGGCTGATCTCGGCCATTGTGCTGATCATTCTGTCGCCGGTCTTCTCCGGTGCCGAGACATCCATGGTTTCGGGGATCGACATCTCCATCTTCCCGTTGAACAACCCGGGACTGGTTTCCATCCCGCTGGCCTTCTTCCTTGGCTGGCTCGGAACTGTCCTGGGCAAGGACGACGAGTCGCCGCAGAAGCAGGCGGAAATGGAAGTCCGCTCGCTGACCGGCGTCGGCGCGGAAAAGGCAGTGGACCACTAA
- a CDS encoding Lrp/AsnC family transcriptional regulator — MRLLDSTDTRLLLAMAKDPRRTVVALATALGISRNTVQARLTQLEKKSVFLSFERRISPAALGYPLMAFVHVHVQQQRLAEITAQLAGIPEVVEAHGLTGDADILLRVVAEDAEDLFRVNKAILAVPGVERCDTNLAMGELIPFRVSPLLERGEAGA; from the coding sequence ATGCGCCTGCTGGACAGTACCGACACCCGACTGCTTCTGGCGATGGCAAAGGATCCCCGGCGCACTGTCGTTGCGCTGGCCACCGCCCTCGGCATCTCCCGCAACACCGTCCAGGCGCGGCTGACGCAGCTGGAAAAGAAGTCGGTGTTCCTGTCCTTTGAGCGCCGGATCAGCCCGGCTGCCCTGGGCTATCCGCTGATGGCCTTTGTTCACGTGCATGTGCAGCAGCAGCGCCTCGCCGAGATTACGGCGCAGCTGGCCGGCATCCCCGAGGTGGTGGAAGCGCACGGATTGACGGGCGATGCAGACATCCTGCTGCGGGTGGTGGCCGAAGATGCCGAGGACCTGTTCCGGGTGAACAAAGCGATCCTGGCCGTCCCCGGCGTCGAGCGCTGCGACACGAACCTCGCCATGGGCGAACTCATTCCCTTCCGGGTGTCGCCGCTTCTGGAGCGCGGCGAGGCCGGAGCCTGA
- the pdhA gene encoding pyruvate dehydrogenase (acetyl-transferring) E1 component subunit alpha, protein MRTDVSLHTPVRPPHDAGATAAGPYVQLVRPDGSRTPSPYDHWVSDVDADQLRSLYEDMVVIRRIDTEATALQRQGQLGLWPPLLGQEAAQIGSARTLRPSDFVFGSYRENGVAWCRGVDPESLMRVWRGNAAAGWDPFSVNMAPTQVIIGAQALHAAGYGMGVVADGTDDAVITYFGDGATSQGDVNEAMVFAASFHTPVVFFCSNNQWAISEPVGLQAQVPIANRAPGFGIPSVRVDGNDVLAVMAVTREALDRARTGGGPSFIEAVTYRMGPHTTADDPTRYRDAAELEEWRAKDPISRIEALLRAEGHFTDDFAASVAATADAVAAELRSSCINMPAPPALDIFAHVYAEPNSWLETQRADYERYLALYGAEGDGGTPAGHAGANGESA, encoded by the coding sequence ATGCGTACCGACGTGTCTCTGCATACTCCTGTTCGACCCCCACATGATGCCGGCGCCACCGCGGCCGGCCCCTACGTCCAACTGGTTCGCCCCGACGGCTCCCGGACACCCTCCCCGTACGACCACTGGGTTTCCGATGTCGACGCCGATCAGCTGCGCAGCCTCTATGAGGACATGGTCGTCATCCGCCGGATCGACACGGAGGCCACAGCGCTCCAGCGCCAGGGCCAGCTGGGCCTCTGGCCGCCGCTGCTCGGCCAGGAAGCCGCCCAGATTGGCTCCGCACGCACCCTTCGCCCCAGCGACTTCGTGTTTGGCAGCTACCGTGAAAACGGCGTTGCCTGGTGCCGCGGCGTGGACCCGGAATCGCTCATGCGTGTCTGGCGCGGCAATGCCGCCGCCGGCTGGGATCCCTTCAGCGTCAACATGGCTCCCACCCAGGTAATCATCGGTGCGCAGGCACTGCATGCCGCCGGTTACGGCATGGGCGTGGTTGCGGACGGAACGGACGACGCCGTCATCACCTACTTCGGTGACGGCGCCACCAGCCAGGGAGACGTGAACGAGGCTATGGTCTTCGCGGCCAGTTTCCACACGCCCGTCGTCTTCTTCTGCTCCAACAACCAGTGGGCCATCTCCGAGCCGGTGGGGCTGCAGGCACAGGTTCCGATCGCCAATCGTGCTCCGGGCTTCGGGATTCCCTCCGTCCGGGTGGACGGCAACGATGTCCTTGCCGTTATGGCGGTGACCCGTGAAGCCCTGGACCGGGCACGCACCGGCGGCGGCCCCAGCTTCATCGAAGCCGTGACTTACCGGATGGGTCCGCACACCACCGCCGACGACCCCACCCGGTACCGTGACGCCGCCGAGCTGGAGGAATGGCGTGCCAAAGATCCCATCAGCCGGATCGAGGCGCTGCTGCGGGCCGAAGGTCACTTCACCGACGATTTCGCGGCCTCTGTGGCCGCCACGGCTGATGCCGTCGCCGCCGAACTGCGCAGCTCCTGCATCAACATGCCCGCGCCTCCGGCGCTGGACATCTTTGCCCACGTTTACGCCGAGCCCAACTCCTGGCTGGAAACCCAGCGGGCGGACTACGAACGCTACCTCGCCCTGTACGGCGCGGAGGGGGACGGCGGCACCCCGGCCGGGCACGCCGGAGCGAACGGAGAATCAGCATGA
- a CDS encoding alpha-ketoacid dehydrogenase subunit beta — MSTMTFGRAINAGLRAAMEADPKVVLMGEDIGTLGGVFRITDGLKKDFGGQRVIDTPLAESGIMGTAVGLAFRGYRPVVEIQFDGFIYPAFDQIVCQVAKMHYRSRGTVNMPLTIRVPFGGGIGSPEHHSESPEAYFTHTSGLRVVSVSNPQDAYTMIQQAIASNDPVLYFEPKRRYHVKGEVNETLDGAMPLGSARVVAQGTDVTLVTYGPLVMTAVDAAVAASDEGVSVEVIDLRSLSPVDFATVEASVRKTGRLVITHEAGQSGGVGAEISASITERCFDYLEHAPVRVTGFDVPYPSSKLEHHHLPDLDRILDGVDRAMRRPNSQSPFGAAAAPALEGAGL; from the coding sequence ATGAGCACCATGACATTTGGCCGGGCCATCAATGCCGGCCTGCGCGCCGCCATGGAGGCCGATCCCAAGGTGGTCCTGATGGGTGAAGACATTGGCACCCTGGGCGGAGTCTTCCGCATCACCGACGGACTCAAGAAGGATTTCGGCGGACAGCGGGTGATCGACACACCGCTGGCGGAATCCGGGATCATGGGAACCGCCGTCGGACTGGCATTCCGCGGCTACCGCCCAGTGGTGGAAATCCAGTTTGACGGGTTCATCTATCCGGCCTTCGACCAGATTGTCTGCCAGGTGGCCAAGATGCACTACCGCAGCCGCGGAACGGTCAACATGCCGCTGACCATCCGGGTGCCGTTTGGCGGCGGCATCGGTTCGCCCGAGCACCACTCGGAATCCCCGGAAGCCTATTTCACCCACACCTCGGGCCTGCGCGTTGTCAGCGTGTCCAACCCCCAGGACGCCTACACCATGATCCAGCAGGCCATCGCCTCGAATGATCCGGTGCTGTACTTCGAACCCAAGCGCCGGTACCACGTCAAGGGCGAAGTCAATGAGACGCTCGACGGCGCAATGCCGCTGGGATCGGCACGCGTTGTTGCCCAGGGCACCGACGTCACCCTGGTGACCTACGGTCCGCTGGTCATGACCGCTGTCGACGCGGCGGTGGCAGCCTCGGACGAGGGCGTTTCCGTGGAGGTCATCGACCTGAGGTCGCTGTCGCCGGTGGACTTCGCCACGGTGGAGGCATCCGTCCGCAAAACCGGGCGCCTTGTCATCACCCATGAGGCCGGCCAGTCCGGCGGCGTGGGTGCGGAGATCTCCGCCAGCATCACCGAGCGGTGCTTCGACTATCTTGAACACGCTCCCGTGCGGGTCACCGGCTTCGATGTTCCGTACCCGTCCTCCAAGCTGGAGCACCACCATCTGCCGGACCTGGACCGGATTCTGGACGGCGTGGACCGCGCCATGCGCCGGCCCAACTCGCAGAGTCCGTTCGGTGCTGCCGCCGCTCCCGCACTGGAAGGGGCCGGTCTGTGA
- a CDS encoding dihydrolipoamide acetyltransferase family protein, producing MIKEFLLPDLGEGLTESEIVSWHVAVGDIVTLNQVIADVETAKAVVELPSPYAGRVAQLHEQAGTVVEVGAPIVSFEVAGTDTGNGGDAGSRAGASGATAEGTAPATFSPEEPQKRTPNLVGYGAVPERTGRPARRRWLTDGQAQAPAAAASAPAPAPASPNAGAAEPDVAAESSVSPTAERPRSTPPVRKLARDLGIDLADISGTGPHGLIVRSDVTRAAVEDAADVADVLGDATQPNVGARLLPPSSADPGPAPGAGTSGVREERVPIAGMRKHTAAAMVASAFTAPHVTVFLTVDVTESMELLARLRGQETFEGVKLTPLTLAAKAVCLALQRHPSLNSRWDEAARDIVQYRYVNLGIAAATPRGLMVPNVKDAQALGLRELAAALGTLAQTARAGKTTPADLSGGTFSISNVGVFGIDAGTPILNPGEAGILALGAVRQQPWVHDGALAVRQVMTLSLSFDHRLVDGEQGARFLSDVGAVLEEPAMALALM from the coding sequence GTGATCAAGGAATTTTTGCTGCCGGATTTGGGCGAAGGCCTCACCGAGTCTGAAATCGTCAGCTGGCACGTGGCCGTGGGCGACATCGTCACCCTGAATCAGGTCATTGCCGACGTCGAAACCGCCAAAGCCGTGGTGGAACTGCCCTCACCCTATGCCGGAAGGGTTGCCCAGCTGCATGAACAGGCCGGCACCGTGGTGGAGGTGGGCGCACCCATTGTGTCCTTCGAGGTAGCGGGAACCGATACGGGCAACGGAGGCGATGCAGGCAGCAGGGCCGGTGCGTCAGGCGCAACAGCCGAGGGCACTGCTCCTGCGACGTTCTCCCCGGAGGAACCGCAAAAGCGTACGCCCAACCTCGTGGGTTACGGCGCCGTGCCCGAAAGGACCGGCAGGCCGGCCCGCCGGCGCTGGCTGACTGACGGCCAGGCGCAGGCTCCTGCGGCTGCTGCTTCAGCACCTGCGCCAGCGCCCGCTTCGCCGAACGCCGGCGCAGCGGAGCCGGACGTCGCGGCAGAGTCTTCAGTGTCACCGACAGCTGAACGTCCGAGGTCCACCCCTCCGGTGCGCAAACTCGCCCGGGACCTGGGGATTGACCTGGCCGACATCAGCGGAACGGGTCCCCACGGTCTGATCGTCCGCTCCGACGTCACCCGTGCGGCGGTAGAAGACGCAGCCGATGTAGCCGATGTGCTGGGGGATGCGACCCAGCCGAACGTTGGCGCCCGGCTGCTGCCGCCGTCGTCGGCTGACCCGGGTCCGGCGCCCGGGGCCGGAACGTCCGGCGTACGCGAGGAACGGGTTCCCATTGCCGGGATGCGCAAACACACTGCTGCGGCCATGGTTGCCAGTGCCTTCACCGCTCCGCATGTGACCGTCTTCCTGACCGTTGATGTCACCGAGTCGATGGAGCTGCTGGCACGGCTTCGCGGGCAGGAGACGTTTGAGGGCGTCAAGCTGACCCCGTTGACACTGGCGGCAAAAGCCGTGTGCCTGGCGCTTCAGCGGCATCCGTCGCTGAATTCGCGGTGGGATGAGGCTGCCCGCGACATCGTGCAGTACCGGTACGTGAACCTCGGGATCGCGGCGGCCACGCCGCGCGGACTGATGGTTCCCAACGTCAAGGATGCCCAGGCACTGGGGCTGCGTGAGCTGGCCGCTGCACTGGGAACGCTGGCGCAGACCGCGAGGGCCGGCAAAACGACGCCGGCGGACCTTTCCGGCGGAACGTTCTCGATTTCCAATGTGGGGGTTTTCGGCATTGATGCCGGTACGCCCATCCTCAATCCCGGGGAGGCTGGCATTTTGGCGCTCGGCGCCGTCCGCCAGCAGCCCTGGGTGCATGACGGCGCGCTCGCAGTGCGCCAGGTCATGACCCTCAGCCTGTCCTTTGACCACCGGCTGGTGGACGGAGAACAGGGTGCCCGCTTCCTGAGTGATGTGGGAGCGGTGCTGGAGGAACCGGCGATGGCGCTTGCGCTGATGTAG
- a CDS encoding GNAT family N-acetyltransferase, translating to MIELRAVVPADLDEFFSHQLDPSANHMAAFAAKNPSDRGVFDHHWQTILNDPSVTVRTIVADGDVVGGIMAYRDGGVPEISYWIDTDRWGQGITTKAVGQFLEEFSERPIRARAVADNAGSIAILEKYGFTVVGEAQGFSNARGAVVRELELELR from the coding sequence GTGATTGAGCTTCGTGCCGTAGTTCCCGCCGACCTGGATGAATTCTTCTCCCATCAGCTGGACCCAAGTGCAAACCATATGGCAGCGTTCGCCGCCAAGAATCCGTCGGACCGCGGTGTGTTTGACCACCACTGGCAGACCATCCTGAACGATCCCAGCGTGACAGTCCGCACCATCGTGGCCGACGGTGACGTGGTTGGCGGCATCATGGCCTACCGCGACGGCGGCGTCCCGGAGATCAGCTATTGGATTGACACCGACCGTTGGGGCCAGGGCATCACCACCAAGGCTGTTGGGCAGTTCCTCGAGGAATTCTCGGAGCGGCCCATCCGGGCCCGGGCTGTTGCGGACAACGCCGGCTCCATCGCCATCCTGGAAAAGTACGGCTTCACCGTGGTGGGCGAGGCCCAGGGTTTCTCCAATGCCCGCGGCGCCGTGGTGCGCGAACTCGAGCTCGAACTGCGCTAG
- a CDS encoding TetR/AcrR family transcriptional regulator, producing the protein MNAAKEGTTPAAPSKHGKPVSAARTTGRSLAKASRRAAMLEAAASLFAERGYNGVSIEELGAAAGVSGPAVYRHFSGKPAVLSALLVGVSEDLLEGGKAVMAESATAEAALRGLVEFQVDFALRQANVIRVQDRDLNSLPAEDERTVRSLQRQYVEVWVDALSALHPDCGLPLLRHRAQAVFGLINSTSHTLHDKMKPRETLRLRSLLETMAWAALNA; encoded by the coding sequence ATGAACGCAGCCAAAGAAGGAACAACCCCAGCAGCTCCTTCGAAACACGGAAAACCTGTGTCCGCCGCCCGAACCACCGGACGCAGCCTCGCCAAGGCATCCCGCAGGGCAGCCATGCTTGAGGCCGCTGCCTCGCTTTTCGCTGAACGCGGCTACAACGGAGTTTCCATTGAAGAACTCGGTGCAGCCGCCGGTGTCAGCGGCCCGGCCGTGTACCGGCATTTCAGCGGCAAACCCGCTGTTCTGTCCGCCTTGCTCGTGGGAGTGAGCGAGGACCTCCTGGAGGGCGGGAAAGCTGTCATGGCCGAGTCCGCCACCGCTGAAGCGGCATTGCGGGGACTGGTGGAATTCCAGGTGGACTTCGCCCTGCGACAGGCCAACGTGATCCGGGTCCAGGACCGGGACCTCAACAGCCTGCCCGCCGAGGATGAACGCACGGTGCGGTCCCTCCAGCGCCAGTACGTGGAGGTGTGGGTTGACGCACTGTCCGCCCTGCACCCCGACTGCGGCCTTCCGCTGCTGCGGCACCGGGCCCAGGCGGTCTTCGGACTGATCAACTCCACCTCGCATACCCTGCACGACAAGATGAAGCCCCGGGAGACGCTGCGGCTTCGTTCACTCCTCGAAACAATGGCTTGGGCCGCCCTGAATGCCTAG